One part of the Quercus lobata isolate SW786 chromosome 7, ValleyOak3.0 Primary Assembly, whole genome shotgun sequence genome encodes these proteins:
- the LOC115952998 gene encoding probable histone H2B.3 yields MAPTKAEKKPAEKKPVAAEKAPAKAEKKISKEGGSDLKKKKKVKKSIETYKIYLFKVLKQVHPDIGISSKAMGIMNSFINDIFEKLAQESSRLARYNKKPTITSREIQTAVRLVLPGELAKHAVSEGTKAVTKFTSS; encoded by the coding sequence atGGCACCCACAAAGGCAGAAAAGAAGCCGGCGGAGAAGAAGCCAGTGGCGGCGGAGAAAGCTCCGGCGAAGGCCGAGAAGAAGATCTCGAAGGAAGGCGGTAgcgatttgaagaagaagaagaaggtcaAGAAGAGCATCGAGACTTACAAGATCTACCTATTCAAGGTTCTCAAACAGGTCCACCCCGATATTGGGATTTCGAGCAAGGCTATGGGGATCATGAACAGCTTCATCAACGATATCTTCGAGAAGCTCGCCCAGGAGTCATCGCGATTGGCTCGGTACAACAAGAAGCCCACGATCACGTCTCGGGAGATTCAGACTGCGGTGCGTTTGGTGTTGCCTGGTGAGTTGGCTAAGCACGCTGTCTctgaaggaaccaaggctgtcacCAAGTTTACTAGTTCTTGA